Proteins encoded within one genomic window of Legionella sp. PC997:
- a CDS encoding non-ribosomal peptide synthetase: MPSHQSKTKVQRSITPSEKLYIAGDAMNHSFSLQLVLEMDSEVDVPSLNKAIVRASDANPYVHLQAGLRVIHSIWYKIPDELVDLNTVQVIEMEWDGHNIQDLSLFHGHKFVPSYPGTQITYIKGERHFLVFRAFHGVMDGMGLYHWVKDIFRSWNKQPLEGTNCTMTDYEFLSEKRKTEYRPNFPLDCIAPTGTTGATHTHYLWHKVTLPGKINALTAKICHILLERSTHFGAEKARFMIPVDLRHHIEANTTGNFTNPIFIEAKKGSDWASIYYDIVKQLSEQNELRIGTFDAYMNHLPLSLLKGLLKALIYYQNKKNKYMMSGIVSKLSINLSDLYLGQDCKALDGYFLPINVPIAPIVLTVTEHENATTICFSVSNAHATLETSTHLVNQFKKLIDAPKLVRQSLSYCDTLWPVYNNTQIDFPQEKTIFTKIWESALKHPHLPALISRTHTTTYQQLGHRVLEIASYFSDLGIQSGDKIAIYLPRNETMICSILACWYLGATYIPIDIKSPSAWVLAILEDAQPALVVHEEFAVLKQDYPGLSTHIPIQILNSHIPRNNGNLLTQLAYIIYTSGSTGMPKGVMINHGQLLNYLSWAFGAYGTTNQPYHTMLFTSIAFDLTVTSLYLPLLSGGSIRLVQETLSSLMLKDILTNPAINFLKLTPSHLRMISNLQMISEHSLTLVVGGEDFPCKLAHTISEKLPAARIFNEYGPTETTVGCMVHQFDVINDLQGSVPIGIPIANTRIYCLDNKLKPVRLAEKGEIYIAGSNVGVGYLNQPQLTSKHFMNDPFFPGDRMYQSGDLATHRENGLLVYLGRTDYQTKIRGHRIELAEIEHVLLGIDGISQAVVTLIKQDHLMGEDHNELAAYLVSDSQERIDLHDKLATILPSYMIPKYFTFLPEFPLTVNGKVDYKKLPAPTSNLNFNKIDVQKDLLTKIRQLFANVLSLPLELIDNHVTFDNLGGDSMQMAYMINEIISKMISPQHHMVFANELERLLICATPYNFYKHLSKII, encoded by the coding sequence ATGCCCTCACATCAATCCAAAACAAAGGTTCAACGTTCAATTACACCGAGTGAAAAACTGTATATTGCAGGCGATGCTATGAATCACTCCTTTTCGCTACAATTGGTGCTTGAAATGGATTCAGAAGTGGATGTACCTTCGCTCAATAAAGCAATTGTTCGAGCGAGTGATGCAAACCCATATGTCCATTTGCAAGCTGGATTAAGAGTCATTCATTCGATTTGGTATAAGATCCCCGATGAGTTGGTCGATCTGAACACTGTTCAAGTTATCGAGATGGAATGGGATGGACATAATATTCAAGACTTATCATTGTTCCATGGACATAAGTTTGTACCTTCCTATCCTGGGACACAAATTACCTACATCAAAGGGGAACGCCATTTTTTAGTATTCCGTGCGTTTCATGGCGTAATGGATGGCATGGGTTTGTATCATTGGGTAAAGGATATTTTTCGTTCATGGAATAAACAACCTTTAGAGGGTACAAACTGTACCATGACTGACTATGAATTCCTCAGTGAAAAACGAAAAACTGAATATAGACCCAATTTTCCATTGGATTGCATTGCACCAACCGGCACTACTGGTGCCACTCATACTCATTATTTATGGCATAAAGTAACCCTTCCTGGAAAAATTAATGCGCTAACTGCTAAGATTTGTCACATATTATTAGAGCGCAGTACACATTTTGGCGCTGAAAAGGCCCGTTTTATGATTCCAGTAGATTTACGTCATCATATTGAGGCGAATACTACAGGAAATTTTACAAATCCTATTTTTATCGAAGCAAAAAAAGGGTCGGACTGGGCTTCCATTTATTATGATATTGTGAAGCAACTTAGTGAGCAGAATGAACTACGCATAGGAACCTTTGATGCTTATATGAACCATCTACCTTTGTCCTTGCTAAAAGGGCTACTTAAAGCATTAATTTATTATCAGAACAAAAAAAATAAATATATGATGTCTGGAATTGTGTCGAAACTATCGATTAATTTATCAGATCTCTATTTAGGCCAAGACTGTAAAGCGCTTGATGGTTATTTTTTGCCAATTAATGTTCCTATTGCTCCCATTGTCCTTACTGTAACCGAACATGAGAATGCCACGACTATTTGTTTCTCTGTCTCAAATGCCCATGCCACACTTGAAACAAGTACCCATTTAGTCAACCAATTTAAAAAGTTGATTGATGCGCCTAAGCTAGTTCGGCAGAGTTTATCTTATTGCGATACCCTATGGCCTGTATATAACAATACCCAGATTGATTTTCCCCAAGAGAAAACAATTTTTACAAAAATATGGGAGAGCGCACTAAAGCATCCTCATTTACCGGCTTTAATTTCTAGAACTCACACTACAACATATCAGCAATTGGGTCATCGTGTTTTGGAAATTGCCAGTTATTTTTCCGATTTAGGTATTCAGAGCGGGGACAAGATTGCTATTTATTTACCAAGAAATGAGACTATGATTTGCTCTATTCTTGCTTGTTGGTATCTAGGGGCTACTTATATTCCGATTGATATAAAATCACCCAGCGCTTGGGTTTTAGCTATATTGGAAGATGCGCAACCTGCTTTGGTGGTTCATGAAGAATTCGCGGTATTAAAGCAGGATTACCCTGGATTAAGTACCCATATTCCAATACAGATTTTAAATTCCCATATACCAAGAAATAATGGAAACTTACTCACTCAATTGGCTTATATCATATATACCTCGGGTTCTACTGGGATGCCTAAGGGAGTCATGATTAATCATGGGCAATTACTGAATTATTTATCTTGGGCATTTGGAGCCTATGGAACTACGAATCAACCTTATCATACAATGTTATTTACAAGCATTGCTTTTGACTTAACCGTAACATCACTTTATTTGCCTTTACTTTCGGGTGGAAGTATTAGGTTAGTCCAAGAGACCCTTAGCTCACTGATGCTTAAAGATATCCTTACAAACCCAGCAATCAATTTTTTAAAGCTAACACCCTCACATTTGCGAATGATTAGCAATTTACAAATGATCTCGGAACATTCATTAACTTTGGTCGTTGGTGGAGAAGATTTTCCTTGTAAATTGGCACACACTATTAGTGAAAAATTACCTGCGGCCCGAATATTTAATGAATATGGTCCAACGGAAACTACGGTGGGATGTATGGTTCATCAATTTGATGTTATTAACGATCTTCAAGGAAGCGTGCCTATTGGTATTCCTATAGCAAATACTCGCATTTATTGCTTAGATAATAAACTCAAACCAGTCAGACTTGCAGAAAAAGGGGAAATTTATATTGCGGGAAGTAATGTGGGAGTGGGTTATTTAAACCAACCCCAGTTAACAAGTAAACATTTTATGAATGATCCTTTTTTTCCAGGCGATCGTATGTATCAGAGTGGTGATTTAGCGACCCACCGAGAAAATGGTTTGCTTGTTTATTTAGGAAGAACAGATTATCAAACAAAAATACGCGGTCATCGCATTGAATTGGCGGAAATTGAACATGTGTTATTAGGAATAGATGGGATCTCGCAAGCTGTGGTAACACTCATAAAGCAGGATCATCTTATGGGTGAGGATCATAATGAATTAGCTGCATATTTAGTTTCAGATTCGCAAGAGAGAATTGATTTGCACGATAAGCTAGCTACCATTCTTCCTTCTTATATGATACCCAAATATTTTACTTTTCTACCTGAATTCCCTTTAACGGTTAATGGAAAAGTAGATTATAAAAAATTACCCGCACCAACTTCTAATTTGAATTTTAATAAGATAGACGTACAGAAGGATTTATTAACAAAAATTCGTCAATTATTTGCAAACGTATTATCATTACCCCTTGAACTTATTGATAATCATGTTACTTTTGACAATCTGGGAGGAGACTCCATGCAAATGGCTTATATGATTAATGAAATAATTTCAAAAATGATTTCTCCGCAACATCACATGGTCTTTGCCAATGAATTAGAGCGATTATTAATTTGCGCAACGCCCTATAATTTTTATAAACATCTATCAAAAATTATTTGA
- a CDS encoding ATP-grasp domain-containing protein: MKILITGGRAPATMDIMRSLISQGYEVYSAESMLYPLARLVKGVKKHFVIPKPNQNLAAFLNTIEELVIHHKIDLLIPSCEEIFHISQGYEQLSKHTKVFCEPFERLNQLHSKYAFNQLVSEYGLTAPQSWLLKTDKDKERLPKDVPLVLKPVFSRFGSRTLIKPSPQIIANLPVNEPYIAQQFIPGKEYSTYAIAHKGEVLIQSCYYSKYQAGLSTGIYFEPAEIKPITDFIKIFCKKFQFSGQIAFDFILMNDKAYVLECNPRVTSGFHLLTDKIDWHTILSGQRQYDIPNMQYMQPFMLGQGMMLHCLKYILKNPHQFIKDYRRAHDVLKHKAYPWFKLKSMLMMLNVLCRAIRAKKGFYPASTYDIDFNGIENLSK; encoded by the coding sequence ATGAAGATTTTAATTACTGGAGGTAGGGCGCCTGCTACTATGGACATTATGCGTAGCCTCATTAGTCAAGGATATGAGGTCTATAGTGCCGAGAGTATGCTTTATCCGCTAGCGCGACTGGTTAAGGGAGTAAAAAAGCATTTCGTGATTCCTAAACCCAATCAAAACCTGGCTGCGTTTTTAAATACAATCGAAGAACTAGTTATCCATCATAAAATTGATTTACTTATTCCATCATGCGAGGAAATTTTTCATATAAGCCAAGGCTATGAACAATTATCAAAGCATACCAAAGTATTCTGTGAACCTTTTGAACGCCTGAATCAATTACATAGTAAGTATGCATTTAACCAGCTTGTTAGTGAATACGGTTTAACTGCGCCGCAAAGCTGGTTACTTAAAACAGATAAAGATAAAGAGCGTCTTCCAAAGGACGTGCCTTTGGTATTAAAGCCTGTTTTTTCTCGTTTTGGATCGCGTACACTCATCAAACCCTCACCACAAATCATTGCAAATCTCCCTGTTAATGAACCTTATATTGCTCAACAGTTTATCCCAGGTAAAGAATACAGTACTTATGCTATTGCGCATAAAGGTGAAGTATTAATTCAATCGTGCTATTACTCAAAATATCAAGCCGGCCTATCTACCGGAATATATTTTGAACCCGCAGAAATAAAACCAATCACTGATTTTATTAAGATATTTTGCAAGAAATTTCAATTTAGTGGCCAAATAGCGTTTGATTTTATTTTGATGAATGATAAAGCATATGTTTTAGAGTGTAACCCAAGAGTAACCAGTGGGTTCCATCTTTTAACTGATAAAATTGATTGGCATACTATTTTAAGTGGACAAAGACAGTACGATATACCTAATATGCAATACATGCAGCCTTTTATGCTGGGCCAAGGAATGATGCTTCACTGTTTGAAATATATACTCAAAAATCCTCATCAATTCATTAAAGATTATCGAAGAGCACATGACGTCTTAAAACATAAAGCTTATCCCTGGTTTAAACTGAAAAGTATGCTGATGATGCTGAATGTACTTTGTAGAGCAATCAGAGCAAAGAAAGGATTCTATCCTGCATCTACTTATGATATTGATTTCAATGGAATTGAAAATTTGTCCAAATAA
- a CDS encoding RpiB/LacA/LacB family sugar-phosphate isomerase has product MKIAVCSDELYPVNEFVVQELKRLGHQVIPFGALKSRQNESWIETAQMAAEAIHDGECDEGIFFCWTGTGISIVANKIPGIRAALCTDAQTARGARIWNRANVLALSNRLLTQDLAKEILESWFNTQSDEEGELIIKEIESIERKKY; this is encoded by the coding sequence ATGAAAATAGCAGTGTGCAGCGATGAGCTTTATCCTGTTAATGAGTTTGTTGTGCAAGAACTTAAACGGTTAGGACATCAAGTTATTCCATTTGGTGCACTTAAATCGCGTCAAAATGAGTCGTGGATTGAAACTGCTCAAATGGCTGCTGAAGCAATTCATGATGGTGAATGTGATGAAGGTATTTTCTTTTGCTGGACAGGGACTGGCATTTCCATTGTGGCGAATAAAATTCCCGGAATAAGAGCGGCATTATGCACGGATGCTCAAACTGCAAGAGGTGCAAGAATATGGAACCGAGCGAATGTTTTAGCCTTATCCAATCGACTTCTAACCCAGGATTTGGCAAAAGAAATTTTGGAGTCTTGGTTTAATACTCAATCTGATGAAGAAGGGGAACTGATCATAAAAGAAATTGAATCCATTGAACGGAAAAAGTACTAG
- a CDS encoding APC family permease, translating into MLKRDISTTNILIASAGGMIGSGWLFSPFISAQMAGSNSLISWIIATVFMIFIALPLCELGTMFPISGGMSNYPTFTHGKEVGFLFAWTSWLSYVVMTPIEIQAILQYSSHFFPILIVKDSSTFTLSGYGYISAMGIMLFVVVLNSYGIKLLVECNKYASIIKFILPSIAIVSLLHVAPTMDNIKINLSDKESWVNIFTALSAGGIAFAFTGFQNGLVLAGEVKNPQRNIPIAILGAVLIGFVLYFMLELSFIAAVPQKYLTHGWQALSYPGDSGPLVGLTLLLGLGVVATLLMIDAAFSPFGTTLVYTAATSRILYGMALNDHLPKIFLKVNRHKIPYVTLYANLLVGMLSFLPFPGWQKLVAFLSSASILSYSIGPICLLAMRKLQPLTPRPFRLSGALVCSHIAFYFCNLMLYWCGFSIIWKLDIALLFGLLIYSIYHRANSWDNRSLLYWFLFYMVTLLVVSYLGTFGGIGILKFPFDLLTLLPLSIFILYSSQRLLSPSRHEHVVSMVEESTAIVKDELLIQ; encoded by the coding sequence ATGTTAAAACGGGATATTTCAACAACTAATATACTTATTGCCTCTGCTGGCGGAATGATCGGCTCAGGGTGGTTATTTAGCCCATTCATTAGTGCCCAAATGGCAGGTAGTAATTCATTAATTTCATGGATTATTGCTACTGTATTTATGATTTTTATTGCTCTACCTCTTTGTGAGCTGGGTACTATGTTTCCCATATCTGGCGGGATGTCTAATTATCCTACTTTTACTCATGGGAAGGAGGTTGGGTTTTTATTTGCATGGACATCATGGTTGTCTTATGTCGTAATGACCCCGATAGAAATACAGGCTATTTTGCAGTACTCAAGTCATTTTTTCCCGATATTAATAGTTAAAGATTCCTCAACCTTCACACTCTCCGGCTATGGTTATATTTCAGCAATGGGGATCATGCTTTTTGTCGTGGTCTTGAACTCCTACGGAATTAAATTGCTTGTTGAATGTAATAAATATGCAAGTATCATTAAATTTATATTACCAAGTATTGCAATCGTTTCTTTACTTCATGTTGCTCCAACCATGGATAACATCAAGATCAATTTGTCGGATAAAGAAAGTTGGGTAAATATTTTTACCGCACTTTCTGCTGGAGGTATTGCTTTTGCGTTCACTGGATTTCAAAATGGTTTGGTATTGGCAGGAGAGGTAAAAAATCCACAACGAAATATTCCTATTGCTATTTTAGGTGCCGTATTGATTGGATTTGTCTTGTATTTCATGCTTGAATTAAGTTTTATTGCGGCAGTACCACAAAAATATTTAACACATGGTTGGCAAGCTCTGAGTTACCCAGGAGATAGTGGACCTTTAGTAGGTTTAACTTTGCTTTTAGGCTTAGGAGTTGTAGCTACTTTGTTGATGATCGATGCGGCTTTTTCTCCATTTGGAACTACTTTAGTGTATACCGCTGCGACTTCACGAATTTTATATGGAATGGCTTTGAATGATCACCTGCCCAAAATCTTCTTAAAGGTAAATCGTCATAAAATTCCTTATGTGACTCTCTATGCAAATTTATTAGTTGGAATGCTTTCCTTTCTCCCATTTCCAGGATGGCAGAAGTTGGTAGCATTTCTATCTTCTGCAAGTATTCTTTCATATAGTATTGGACCTATATGTCTTTTAGCAATGCGTAAATTACAGCCTTTAACGCCTAGGCCCTTTAGACTTTCTGGAGCACTTGTTTGTTCACATATTGCATTTTATTTTTGTAATTTAATGCTTTATTGGTGCGGATTTTCGATTATTTGGAAGTTAGATATTGCTTTACTGTTTGGTCTTCTAATTTATTCTATATATCATCGCGCAAACTCATGGGATAATCGCTCTCTTTTATACTGGTTTTTATTTTACATGGTGACCCTACTTGTTGTTTCTTATTTAGGCACTTTCGGTGGAATAGGTATTTTAAAGTTTCCTTTTGATCTATTGACCTTATTACCTTTAAGTATCTTTATTCTATACTCCTCTCAACGATTGTTAAGTCCATCACGTCATGAGCATGTTGTTTCTATGGTAGAAGAATCAACAGCAATTGTGAAGGATGAACTTCTTATACAATGA
- a CDS encoding SH3 domain-containing protein — protein sequence MRFKVSGFRGLSKGAFSLLGIFFLSASFATEVPIYDFSLKSYSQDIHDYFPSDSEDNEVPLLKPEYQEIQLHQFYNHYYSDNSEGLSPWSERMVSSIIPVVKKIELELLTEFDNQNKSEEERHYAENFKEHDERWLNRIKNNMNFPAIEILAFNEKNRAIAVNNTFARALPDGAPDFFYFTIPGQGFPFDNLQESVIWAGTPLYVFTVSQDSAWSLVLTPDAYFAWVKNSDVAYASNGFIQHWKQASKKSLVAITETEASIVNQRGHFQFAGYIGAVFPFHSSTQNHISILIPIKNELHEAVIQTGFVRSQSASLMPLEATKKI from the coding sequence ATGCGTTTCAAGGTATCTGGATTTAGGGGCTTAAGCAAAGGAGCTTTTTCGCTTTTAGGTATTTTCTTTCTGTCCGCTTCTTTTGCTACTGAAGTCCCGATTTATGATTTTTCGCTAAAATCCTACTCTCAAGATATTCATGATTATTTCCCTTCAGATAGTGAGGACAATGAGGTTCCCTTATTAAAACCGGAATATCAAGAGATTCAATTGCATCAATTTTATAATCACTATTACTCAGATAATTCAGAAGGCCTCTCTCCTTGGAGTGAGAGAATGGTCAGTTCTATTATCCCTGTGGTGAAAAAAATTGAATTGGAATTATTAACGGAATTTGATAATCAAAATAAATCAGAAGAAGAACGACACTATGCAGAAAACTTTAAAGAGCATGATGAGCGATGGTTAAATCGAATCAAAAACAATATGAATTTTCCAGCTATTGAAATCTTAGCATTTAACGAAAAGAATAGAGCAATAGCTGTAAATAATACCTTTGCCCGTGCTTTGCCAGATGGTGCCCCAGATTTTTTCTATTTTACGATTCCCGGTCAAGGATTTCCCTTTGATAATTTACAAGAATCAGTAATTTGGGCGGGAACACCACTTTATGTTTTTACAGTTTCCCAGGATAGCGCCTGGTCTTTAGTATTAACACCTGACGCTTATTTTGCTTGGGTAAAAAACTCAGATGTTGCTTATGCTTCTAATGGATTTATTCAACACTGGAAACAAGCGTCAAAAAAAAGTTTAGTAGCCATCACTGAAACAGAAGCAAGTATTGTAAATCAACGTGGTCACTTTCAATTCGCAGGCTACATCGGTGCAGTGTTCCCATTCCATAGCAGTACTCAAAATCATATTTCTATCTTGATTCCAATAAAAAATGAACTTCATGAAGCCGTGATCCAGACTGGATTTGTGCGCTCCCAATCCGCTAGTCTAATGCCTCTTGAGGCTACAAAAAAAATATGA
- a CDS encoding NlpC/P60 family protein produces the protein MSRILEQLQNRPYGWGGAFFFNDCSQELKSIFTPFGIWLPRNSAQQAKISSGIDLTKNTVDERISTLKTQGHPLMTLVYIGGHVMLYLGNKSINHEVAAMTYQNIWGLSPESRDKRYVIGQALFFPLLKYYPENPDISSLANKSFFKMIHLDELSTKDITPEVFSRSFTKPNRPNLNL, from the coding sequence ATGAGTCGTATATTAGAACAATTACAAAATCGTCCTTATGGTTGGGGAGGGGCTTTCTTTTTTAATGATTGCTCTCAAGAACTAAAAAGCATATTTACTCCATTCGGTATTTGGTTGCCGCGCAATTCCGCACAGCAGGCTAAAATAAGCTCAGGGATCGACTTAACCAAAAATACGGTTGATGAGCGAATTAGTACTTTGAAAACACAAGGGCATCCACTCATGACTCTTGTTTATATTGGTGGCCATGTAATGCTTTATTTAGGCAACAAGTCGATAAATCATGAAGTTGCTGCTATGACGTATCAGAACATTTGGGGGCTTTCTCCTGAGAGCAGGGACAAAAGGTATGTCATCGGGCAAGCATTATTTTTTCCCTTACTTAAGTACTATCCAGAAAATCCAGATATAAGTTCGCTGGCTAATAAATCATTTTTTAAAATGATTCATCTTGATGAATTGAGTACTAAGGACATTACACCGGAAGTATTTTCCCGAAGCTTTACAAAACCGAATCGCCCCAATTTGAACTTATAG
- the dacB gene encoding D-alanyl-D-alanine carboxypeptidase/D-alanyl-D-alanine-endopeptidase has product MRYSNYLCFFAAFFFNQMGNSQTLSEKIDEIIAQKLPHATVGILIKEAETGRVVYSRNADKLLSPASGMKLLTAAAALYQLKPDYRFITTLSRKEKNYYVQFTGSPSFTADNLTSLILNLKKNNNINSIQGNIIIDSSQYQEPNYPSGTSYDDLGWYYAAPDTAAIINENKVAYELTSAKELGKRVDIKPKTQLKALTVINEVLTVSKEEGKDHCSLNLELNPNNTIRLYGCMIQEKNPKVIELAIPDPILVVKQVIQKTFDKNNLALKGKIITGTSPADPTFIASFQSKKLSTLITHMLQQSDNLYANSLTKKLGYILSGKGTHKEGAFAIKKILSEHTHLDMSQMDIIDGEGTRYNLVTPEQMVVLLSDLYHDPAMKPIFFKALPRAGVSGTLKERMKKTMLENNVYAKTGSMHDISSLSGFITNPHQKTFIFSIIINGINKPIGKAKSLEENILLALDEYSLEESPSL; this is encoded by the coding sequence GTGCGCTATTCTAATTATTTATGTTTCTTTGCCGCTTTTTTCTTTAATCAAATGGGAAATTCTCAAACGCTTTCAGAGAAAATAGACGAGATTATTGCACAAAAATTACCCCATGCAACCGTTGGTATACTTATTAAAGAAGCGGAAACTGGTCGTGTTGTTTACAGCAGAAATGCAGATAAATTGCTTTCTCCGGCTAGTGGCATGAAGTTGCTTACTGCTGCAGCGGCTCTTTATCAATTAAAACCAGATTATCGTTTTATAACAACACTTTCACGAAAAGAAAAAAATTACTATGTTCAATTTACCGGATCACCCTCGTTTACTGCCGATAATCTAACTTCATTAATATTAAACTTGAAAAAAAATAATAATATAAACTCCATTCAAGGAAATATAATAATTGACAGTTCGCAATATCAAGAACCAAATTATCCAAGTGGAACTTCTTATGATGATTTAGGTTGGTATTATGCTGCTCCAGATACGGCTGCAATTATCAACGAAAATAAAGTGGCTTATGAACTTACCAGCGCTAAAGAACTGGGTAAACGGGTCGACATTAAACCAAAAACACAGCTTAAAGCACTAACTGTGATAAATGAAGTCTTAACAGTGAGTAAAGAAGAAGGAAAAGACCACTGCAGCTTGAATCTTGAACTCAATCCAAATAATACCATTCGCTTATATGGATGTATGATTCAGGAAAAAAATCCAAAAGTAATAGAACTTGCTATCCCTGATCCGATATTGGTAGTAAAACAAGTGATACAAAAAACCTTTGATAAAAACAACTTGGCCCTGAAAGGAAAAATTATTACCGGCACCTCTCCAGCGGATCCTACTTTTATTGCGAGTTTCCAATCAAAAAAGCTGAGTACGCTGATTACTCATATGTTACAACAATCAGATAATCTCTATGCAAACAGTCTAACTAAAAAATTAGGATATATTCTAAGCGGGAAAGGCACGCACAAAGAAGGGGCTTTTGCGATTAAAAAAATATTATCTGAACACACCCATCTTGATATGTCACAAATGGATATCATTGATGGTGAGGGAACCCGCTATAATTTGGTTACCCCAGAACAAATGGTAGTTTTGCTTAGCGATCTTTATCATGATCCAGCTATGAAACCTATTTTCTTCAAAGCACTGCCACGAGCTGGTGTTTCAGGAACATTAAAGGAGAGAATGAAGAAGACTATGCTTGAAAATAATGTTTATGCCAAAACAGGTTCAATGCATGACATATCTTCATTATCAGGCTTTATCACCAATCCCCACCAAAAAACATTTATTTTTTCTATTATCATCAATGGAATTAATAAGCCTATAGGAAAAGCGAAGTCTCTTGAAGAAAACATCTTGCTAGCTTTAGATGAGTATAGTTTAGAAGAAAGTCCGTCTCTTTAA